The following coding sequences lie in one Zingiber officinale cultivar Zhangliang chromosome 2B, Zo_v1.1, whole genome shotgun sequence genomic window:
- the LOC122047400 gene encoding pentatricopeptide repeat-containing protein At4g19890-like — protein MHCLTRLHLHRSLVPVSGLALTNPTRPFADLVRPRQPFQGRPFVSQNNPASLSDVCALISHTYEDGDHQLRSLHVHLSDEQAVAALAFLADSEGSTVALSFFRWAIARPQFRHFLRFYVTAGSSLLALGNLKNAQEVMSCLAVSFSEVGRLKEAVGMAFEMRSQGLPISIDTMNLVLRIAIGSGSISYAEQLFAEMPANGIFPNSHTFKTMIAAYCRQGRIDEVERLLRTVEARGLLIDNVTCTLVVNAFCKKGCFSWVSGFFRKMLELGFVPNVINYTVLIAALCKRGSVKQAFQVLEEMVGLGLKPNVYTHTALIDGLCKIGWTERAFRLFLKLVRSNSYKPNVCTYTAMISGYCKESKLSRAEMLLTRMREQNLVPNTNTYTTLIDGYCKDGNLDRAYELMDQMKGDNCLPNICTYNAVVHGLCKQGRIHEAYRQLQVASEQGLHWDKVTYTILMTEHCKRSQCSRAMELFDQMVDSGCHPDIHAYTTLITAFCKLRRMVESERLFERCLGLGLVPTKETYTAMIGGYCRLGKAASALKIFEKMIQLGCVADSVTYGALISGLCNESRLDEARALYEAMLDKGLVPCEVSRITLAYEFCKRLRSNTAVCLLERLEKKQRTRTTNILVRKLSSEGQVDAAGLFINKLLDEDQNADRITCIAFLNACYETGRYSSASEFSERISKGRINFVKDISAIT, from the coding sequence ATGCACTGCTTAACCCGATTGCATCTCCATCGTAGCCTCGTCCCAGTCTCAGGTTTAGCCCTCACCAATCCCACCAGGCCCTTCGCCGATCTCGTTCGCCCCCGCCAACCCTTCCAAGGTCGGCCCTTTGTGTCGCAGAACAATCCGGCGTCCCTCTCCGATGTCTGCGCTCTCATCTCCCATACCTATGAGGACGGCGACCACCAGCTTCGGTCCCTTCATGTCCACCTCTCCGACGAGCAAGCAGTCGCCGCCCTTGCCTTCCTCGCCGACTCCGAGGGCTCCACGGTGGCTCTCAGCTTTTTCCGCTGGGCGATCGCCCGCCCCCAGTTCCGCCACTTCTTGCGATTCTACGTCACCGCCGGGAGCTCCTTGCTCGCCCTCGGCAACCTGAAGAATGCCCAGGAGGTCATGAGTTGCTTGGCTGTGAGCTTCTCTGAGGTAGGCAGGCTAAAAGAGGCCGTCGGCATGGCTTTCGAGATGCGTAGCCAGGGGCTCCCGATCAGCATCGACACCATGAATTTGGTTCTCAGGATTGCCATCGGCTCAGGATCTATTAGCTACGCAGAGCAACTGTTTGCTGAAATGCCTGCGAATGGAATCTTCCCCAATTCTCATACTTTCAAGACGATGATCGCTGCTTACTGCAGGCAAGGCCGGATTGATGAAGTGGAGAGGCTGTTAAGGACGGTGGAGGCGAGGGGTCTTCTGATCGACAACGTGACGTGCACTCTGGTGGTGAACGCCTTTTGCAAAAAGGGTTGTTTCAGTTGGGTCTCTGGTTTCTTCCGCAAGATGTTGGAACTTGGTTTTGTCCCAAATGTGATCAATTACACCGTCCTGATAGCTGCCCTTTGCAAAAGGGGAAGTGTTAAGCAGGCGTTTCAGGTGCTCGAGGAAATGGTTGGTCTGGGATTAAAGCCGAATGTGTATACCCATACTGCATTGATTGATGGGCTCTGCAAGATCGGTTGGACAGAGCGAGCTTTCAGGTTATTCCTGAAACTTGTACGCAGCAACTCCTACAAGCCGAATGTGTGTACTTATACTGCTATGATTTCAGGATACTGTAAGGAGAGCAAGCTTAGTCGTGCAGAGATGTTGCTAACAAGAATGCGCGAGCAAAATTTGGTACCGAACACAAACACCTACACCACTCTGATCGATGGGTACTGCAAAGATGGAAATTTGGACCGAGCTTATGAATTAATGGAtcaaatgaaaggtgataattgtctTCCAAATATCTGTACATATAATGCAGTTGTACATGGGCTCTGCAAACAAGGTAGGATTCATGAAGCTTATAGGCAACTTCAGGTGGCTTCAGAACAGGGGTTGCATTGGGATAAAGTCACATATACTATTCTTATGACTGAGCATTGCAAGCGAAGCCAATGCTCTCGAGCTATGGAATTATTTGATCAGATGGTTGATTCAGGATGCCATCCTGACATTCATGCATACACCACTCTGATTACTGCTTTTTGTAAGTTAAGGAGAATGGTCGAGAGTGAAAGGTTGTTTGAGAGATGTCTCGGATTGGGGTTAGTTCCTACAAAAGAAACTTACACGGCGATGATTGGTGGATACTGTAGGCTAGGTAAAGCAGCCTCTGCATTGAAAATCTTTGAGAAGATGATTCAGCTTGGTTGTGTAGCTGACTCAGTAACATATGGCGCTTTAATAAGTGGCCTCTGCAATGAATCTAGGTTGGATGAGGCAAGGGCACTTTATGAAGCCATGCTGGATAAAGGTCTGGTCCCATGTGAAGTTAGTCGCATTACATTGGCATATGAATTTTGCAAGAGGCTGAGGTCTAATACTGCAGTATGTCTATTGGAGAGGCTTGAAAAAAAACAGCGGACTCGAACAACTAATATCTTAGTAAGGAAGCTTAGTTCTGAAGGGCAAGTTGATGCAGCAGGTCTGTTCATTAACAAACTATTGGATGAAGATCAGAATGCTGATCGCATAACTTGCATTGCATTTTTAAATGCATGCTATGAAACAGGTAGGTATTCAAGTGCATCTGAGTTTTCTGAGAGAATTTCAAAGGGAAGAATCAACTTTGTGAAGGACATCAGTGCGATAACTTGA